GGGGTGTGGGGGTGGCGGGGTGCCTACCTGGGGCTCGCCCTCGTACTGCTGGTCGTGGTGGTTCCCCTGCACGCCCTCGCCCTGCCCCGCGACTGGTCTCCCGAGGGTTTCAGGCAGCGCGGCGAGCGAGGACCCGGAGCGCGTTCCGTGCTGCGCAGCCGGGCGTTCTGGGCTCTGACGACGGCCCTGACTCTGGGGTCCTTCACCGTCTACGCGGTCGTGGTCAACCTCGTTCCCCTCCTGGCGGAACGAGGTTGGGGCACGGCGGAGGCGGCCTGGGCGCTGGGGGTGGGCGGCCTCGGACAGGTCCTGGGCCGTCTGGTCTACGCGCCCCTGGAAAGGCGGACCGGTCCGGTGGCGCGCGCCGTGGCCGTGCTGGGCGCCTGCGCTGCGACCACCCTCCTCCTGGCGCTGGTGCCGGGCCCCCTGGGGCTGGTCCTGGCCATCGCAGTCCTGGCGGGCATGGCACGGGGCATTCTCACCCTCCTCCAGGCCACCGCCGTCTCCGACCGGTGGGGCACGACGCACTACGCCACCCTCAACGCCGTCATGCACACCCCGCTCATGCTGGCCATCGCGGTCGCTCCGTGGGCCGGCGCGGCGCTGGCCGGACCGCTGGGCGGTTACCCGGCGGCATTCACCGGCCTGGCGGTACTGGCGGCTCTGGGCGCGGTGACCGGTCTGGCCACCCGGGCCGAAAGCCGACGATCCCAGGTCTGCGCTTCCTTCTGAACACCCCCGTGTTCACCCGCCGCAACAGTTCCGCGCTCACGAGAACGAAGGAGTCCCCGTCATGGAAGAGTCCCCCCTCACGATCATCGGCGCAGGTCAGGCTGGCCTGGCCACCGCTTGGGCCGCCAACCGCCGAGGGGTCCGTCCCCTGGTGCTGGAGACGTCCGACCGGCCGGGCGGTTCCTGGCCGCACTACTACGACAGCCTGGCCCTGTTCTCCCCCGCACGTTTCTCCGGCCTTCCCGGGCGGGCGATGCCGGGCGACCCGGAGCGCTATCCCCTCAGGGACGAGGTGGTCGCGTACCTGCGCGACTACGCCTCCCGGCTGGACGCGGACCTGCGCTGCGGGTGGCCCGTGGAGAGTGTCGAACGTGAGGGGGACGGGTTCGTCCTCACCGCCGCCGACGGCTCCCGGGTGCGTTCTTCGGCAGTGGTCGCGGCCACCGGCGGCTTCACC
This DNA window, taken from Nocardiopsis exhalans, encodes the following:
- a CDS encoding MFS transporter; this encodes MTPLPGRVSGAPATAVVGARRGLVALCVTVTTGYGVLFYAFPVLAPGITADTGWSLTTVTALFSASQVIAGLAGIPVGRWIQARGPRPAMTAAAVLSVPAVAAIALAPDLWVFATAWLVAGAAMAGLFYPPAFAALTHWYGKAKVRALTALTLVAGLASTVFAPLTAVMEGVWGWRGAYLGLALVLLVVVVPLHALALPRDWSPEGFRQRGERGPGARSVLRSRAFWALTTALTLGSFTVYAVVVNLVPLLAERGWGTAEAAWALGVGGLGQVLGRLVYAPLERRTGPVARAVAVLGACAATTLLLALVPGPLGLVLAIAVLAGMARGILTLLQATAVSDRWGTTHYATLNAVMHTPLMLAIAVAPWAGAALAGPLGGYPAAFTGLAVLAALGAVTGLATRAESRRSQVCASF